ATCGTCCCGGTATTGATCGAGACGCCGCCAACAACCTCGCGCATCTCCACCAGGGCGACCTTCTTGCCCAGCTTCGCGGCATAAATCGCCGCGCGTTGTCCGGCAGGACCGGACCCAATCACGATCAGATCGTACACACTACCCATAAACTCCAGACTCTTGGCGGCTTCCATACCGCCGGTTCAGTGAGCGATGCCCTCTTCTGTCCTCGCCGGTCACAGAGGATTACGCTCTCCGCTCCCAGGGGGCCCGTCCGTCCAAGTGGCTCTCTCAGCTCAGAGTTACCGGTTTTTCCGGCCTGTTCTTCGAAACACACTCGCTGCCTCAAAGCTACCACATAGACTCGTCTCTCCCCGTCAATACCGGATGAAGCGAATAGCGGGCGAATGAGGACTTCATAGCGAACCCCACTACACTTAAAAGTAGTTATCGACATGCTCCGCTGTGCCATTACCGACCGAACTCTCTTTTCCGGGGACGAATCCCAAAGGCAGGCCACCCTTGTCCGCCAGGCAGCTCTTTGGGCTCACCGGGGGCTCGACCTTATCCAGCTCCGCGAAAAAGACCTTGCCCCCACCGAGATAGCCCCGCTCGCTTCCAAAATTCTCGCGCTCATTACAACGGCATCCTCCCCCACCCGGCTTCTCCTCAATGCCTCTTCGGAAGCTGTTGTTCGCGTCGCAGTTAAACTTCACGCGCATGGCGTACACCTTCCCTCAGACGCGTCAATCACATTCGATCAGGTTCGCAGTCTCTACGCAGAGGCGCGGCTGCCTCGCCCGACCATCACCGTCGCCTGTCACACTCTGGTCGAAGCCGACCGCATTCGTAAGCAGGACGTCGACGCTCTACTGTTCTCTCCAATCTTCGGTAAGTCTGTCGCGGGAAAGCTCGTCTCTCCCGGGATCGGCCTGAGAATGCTCGAGGAGGCCTGCTCCATGGCCGCGCCAATCCCGGTCTATGCCCTTGGCGGCATCACCCAGAAAAACGCCGCACAATGCCTCGCCGCCGGAGCCAAAGGAATCGCGGGGATCCGCATGTTTCTTGACTAAATCCTTCGGGATCACCACCGACCGCATATCATCGACCCCATGGCCCAGCGCACTTTCCGCCGTCCCGCACCTCACTGGACCGAAACACTCCCCTTTTGGATCTGGCTCCTCGTTATCGTCGCCTGGACCATCTTTCTTTATGGTCGCTCTCTTCAGGCCCCCTTCGTCTACGACGACCTCGACCAGATCGTCCGCAATCCGAACCTGGCATCGTGGCATAACATCTTCGCCCGATTTCTCTCTGCACCTGTCGCCTTTACCTCTGAGCTCCGATCCGCAACCGAAAACGGTTCGACCTATCGCCCACTCTACTGGCTCTCGCTCGCTCTCGATCGGCACCTCTGGGGACTCAACCCCATCGGATTCCATCTCACCAACGTTCTCCTTCACACGATCAACGGGGTTCTGCTCTTCCGCCTTCTGCACCGTCTACACTTCGCAGCGATCGCAGCAGCTTCGGTCACGCTCCTCTGGCTCAGCCTTCCCATCAACTCCGAAGCCGTCGCCTGGATCAGCGCCCGCGCTTATCCTCTGTGCTTCTTCTTTCTGCTTCTCAGCCTTCTCGCTACCGTCCTCTATATCGAGAAAAACAAGCCTCTCACCCTGATTGCGGCATTCCTCGCTACTGTCGCAGCACTCTTCTCGCATGAGTCCGGCATCCTCATCTTCCCGTTCGCCGCTCTCGTCATACTTCTGTGCTCCCGCAATGAGCCCCCTGCTCTCAAGCAAAGATCTGCATTCATCCTTCTTGCAGCAGATCTCACCGCAATCGCTTTCTTCTTTATCCTTCGACACGCAGTAGGGGCGCATAGCGCAACCGGCCCATCGGCCCTCTGGGGCTTCGCACCAACTTTCTGGAAATATCTCGGATGGATCCTTCTTCCCATCCACATGAGTGTCGAGCGCTCGACCTCTACCCCAGCAAATGTCTT
This portion of the Edaphobacter sp. 4G125 genome encodes:
- a CDS encoding thiamine phosphate synthase, coding for MLRCAITDRTLFSGDESQRQATLVRQAALWAHRGLDLIQLREKDLAPTEIAPLASKILALITTASSPTRLLLNASSEAVVRVAVKLHAHGVHLPSDASITFDQVRSLYAEARLPRPTITVACHTLVEADRIRKQDVDALLFSPIFGKSVAGKLVSPGIGLRMLEEACSMAAPIPVYALGGITQKNAAQCLAAGAKGIAGIRMFLD